In the genome of Vidua macroura isolate BioBank_ID:100142 chromosome 19, ASM2450914v1, whole genome shotgun sequence, one region contains:
- the ATAD5 gene encoding ATPase family AAA domain-containing protein 5 isoform X2: MVGRVAVAAADASPVLPGNDGDVQPCKKRREEDASAKTITRYFSPLVKPVDKALSSPKSNNILDYFKKTSATENAGFPVGAGENKTLLDADEKECKSFFKPSLKRRRKGKKVNLSNMPKEIKESENDLEIEISSDDSRVTTELQQDSNDFIASCTLVDKKCAGELAEDNDQRENFPNIIPSRKNANNFGCETNGSKNRIKKSRKRKHKVNTDLSESSSLENQMNETCRKETEEKTKTVAECDAAIGDSSFEVPRDDGTSQVNNCIITVSFEDFLRSQGENNVEEDTKPAMDTSGTANEMDKSDSISDPEKCEESQQQPLRTVTVLAQVHSIPPKLPPSNKEQKGSRKIASIFLKQKGRVGEKESSPALLDSEQTEQVTQKRKSNVVIEEEELELAVLETGGADSLRPKCTLEEKHQFMKAFKQPTADVTKSGIKKAPGKQKQAAAKCSKVKEESEDVVPSNKGLESGIPEDYVDKCRHSKPKSNSTKSRRSRKVQKEGNRRKKASETKETDVSNTSNYTGEEELGASVVTVENTSDVIILSSPEVNELKRSLRQQKTKTSTNVTPKKPRARSACSADELSACPLETSTPKAHRQSCKNSNMYRAEVITVPFDRNSPIRMRFTRIKAATKSNKAEAMKNEDSHSQNTKINSTSKNISKAKQLIEKAKAIQQNRSKVSEDPAAPVRRSSRQRALAEKKKSEESDESVIILGSDMDSVTTTEQSVKEKRLRSLNDVLGKKSKNLKVAKNSNGKLGCPPSCLGKNAQNSAGEPIVIFDESSQDASENSQDGDPFRAKREFLMSGLPESLKRQIAKKAAAMEAYSLASSCFKTVVHVQQKDDCSPMWKLQSPSCPLLTKLRELSTEVTNITKITLSLGEFSTVNSKLIGNCSAPVLSGHRPAFPDAFKKDLLDEIVASNSQFPVRKYYSRFLKKQTERLALESSTQESRDSTANLDVIEKHPDNWKEMKRKRKETEDRKSKRRKQIGTETEMKSRVSRNLIPPISGEKQAETGQATHLGKNKTQKPDSVTEHPGCLSDRRELSGLEKEDMLWTEKYQPQDSSELVGNKKEIERLHSWLKEWKRRADLEEKRNQREKEDKEQEDSLSSLDFKDSKSDIEEETTLCNTVLITGPPGVGKTAAVYACAQELGFKIFEVNASCQRSGRQILSQLKEATQSHQVDKKGVNAHKPCFFNSCSTTKSPKKMYSPKKVISPRKPPLSPKGAGLKRSLPSKTLANYFKISAKRKGVDGEATSEEKNGGNTQNSLEVKKDAQIKSINKEGGEHNRKNATSLILFEEVDIIFDEDAGFLSAIKTFMATAKRPVILTTNDPTFSLMFDGYFEEINFKTPSLINSVSYLQALCLAENLRTDEKDLAALLTTNNCDIRQSVLYLQFWVRSGAGCLKEKCLALHGEETRKADNVSHPAKSKDSKVDFSQADDSHLQEFPKCDTGCVETLLGLKNILLPSEDLFTFLKHKITTMEEWNKLIQLLTEFQMKHVDFVYSNLELILPLPVQVLSNQSEASKSILERTTIVSSKDKSTKSSCSRKSSPGKRSKKTKAQKRLEILDDSDLFDSELNYSAEFITLPSDSPKSCAEMNKKESKFLVHKEQKEVKTITSVNERSSAVVFQCLNSLTEFVENMSFLDCCVNTNTREPLEFSKSEEFHWTNAKIRNGLCDEFSIENTDWWSSQSCNEIKAAIEALSFTKSSFNISQNLESFSTTSKTPESDQLKGLTLPVSNVRNCISFSQAPDSSTLKKAQKRLAVIKTVFSRSPLNLGNKQASTLEYLPTLRSICRSEKLKEQGKTKRRFLHYLEGIHLEIPRQTINGVIRTVQKLS; this comes from the exons ATGGTGGGCAGGGTCGCCGTGGCCGCGGCGGACGCCTCTCCCGTCCTCCCCGGGAACGACGGCGACGTTCAG CCATGCAAGAAGCGGCGAGAGGAAGATGCTTCTGCAAAAACGATCACAAGGTATTTTTCACCATTAGTAAAACCAGTGGATAAAGCATTGTCATCACCAAAATCCAACAACATcttggattattttaaaaagacatctGCCACTGAGAATGCTGGGTTCCCAGTAGGagctggagaaaataaaacactgttgGACGCTGATGAAAAAGAATGTAAATCATTTTTCAAGCCATCTTTAAAGcggaggagaaaagggaagaaagttAATTTAAGTAATATgccaaaagaaattaaagaatcTGAGAATGACCTTGAAATAGAAATTAGTAGTGATGACAGCAGAGTAACTACAGAACTGCAACAAGACAGTAATGACTTTATTGCTTCTTGTACTCTAGTGGACAAAAAATGTGCAGGAGAATTAGCAGAAGATAATGATCAAAGAGAGAACTTCCCAAACATTATCCCCTccagaaaaaatgcaaacaactTCGGTTGTGAAACAAATGGATCAAAAAATAGgataaaaaaatcaaggaaaaggAAGCACAAAGTAAATACTGATTTGTCTGAAAGCTCTTCATTGGAAAACCAGATGAATGAAACGTGTAGAAAGGAAACTGAAGAGAAGACAAAAACAGTAGCAGAGTGTGATGCTGCTATTGGTGATTCCAGTTTTGAGGTTCCTAGGGATGATGGGACATCCCAGGTAAATAATTGTATAATAACCGTGTCATTTGAGGACTTCTTGAGAAGTCAGGGAGAAAATAATGTTGAAGAAGATACAAAGCCAGCAATGGACACTTCTGGTACAGCAAATGAAATGGACAAGAGTGATAGTATTAGTGACCCAGAAAAGTGTGAGGAATCCCAACAGCAGCCACTCAGAACAGTGACTGTCCTCGCACAAGTTCATTCCATTCCCCCCAAATTACCTCCCTCAAATAAGGAGCAGAAAGGCTCTAGGAAAATAGCTTCCATTTTTTTGAAGCAGAAAGGACGTgtaggggaaaaagaaagcagcccAGCCCTCTTGGACAGTGAGCAAACCGAGCAGGTgactcagaaaagaaaatccaatgtCGTTATTGAAGAAGAAGAATTGGAGCTGGCTGTACTGGAGACCGGAGGGGCGGATTCTCTGAGGCCAAAATGTACTCTGGAAGAAAAGCATCAGTTTATGAAAGCTTTTAAGCAACCAACAGCAGATGTAACAAAAAGTGGAATTAAAAAGGcacctggaaaacaaaagcaagctgCTGCAAAGTGCTCAAAAGTAAAAGAGGAATCTGAAGATGTTGTTCCTTCAAATAAAGGATTAGAAAGTGGAATACCAGAAGATTATGTGGACAAATGTAGACATTCTAAACCTAAAAGCAATAGCACTAAATCCAGAAGATCTAGGAAGGttcagaaagaaggaaacagaagaaagaaggcTTCAGAAACTAAGGAAACTGATGTGTCAAACACCAGCAATTATACTGGAGAAGAGGAGTTGGGTGCTAGTGTTGTTACTGTGGAGAACACCTCAGATGTAATAATTTTATCAAGTCCAGAAGTGAATGAGTTAAAGAGGAGTTTAAGGcagcagaaaaccaaaacatcaaCAAATGTTACACCTAAAAAGCCCAGGGCTAGAAGTGCCTGTTCTGCAGATGAATTAAGTGCCTGCCCATTAGAGACTTCCACCCCAAAAGCACACAGACAATCCTGCAAGAACAGCAACATGTACAGAGCTGAGGTGATTACTGTGCCCTTTGATAGAAACAGCCCAATAAG AATGAGGTTTACACGTATCAAAGCAGCTACAAAATCAAATAAAGCTGaagcaatgaaaaatgaagactCTCACTCCCAAAACACAAAG ATAAACTCCACTTCTAAAAACATATCTAAAGCAAAGCAGCTGATTGAAAAAGCAAAGGCTATACAGCAGAACAGATCAAAAGTGAGTGAAgacccagcagctcctgtgaggCGCTCGTCTCGACAGCGAGCTCTTGCTGAGAAGAAGAAATCAGAAGAAAGTGAT GAATCAGTAATAATTCTAGGTTCAGACATGGATAGTGTCACTACTACAGAGCAGAGTGTGAAGGAAAAGAGACTTCGGAGCTTAAATGATGTTTTGGGGAAGAAGTCTAAAAACTTGAAGGTTGCAAAGAACTCCAATG GGAAACTGGGATGTCCACCTTCCTGCCTAGGCAAAAATGCTCAGAACTCTGCAGGTGAACCAATTGTGATCTTTGATGAAAGCAG CCAAGATGCATCTGAAAATTCTCAAGACGGTGATCCATTCAGAGCAAAACGTGAATTCCTGATGAGTGGATTGCCGGAGTCACTGAAAAGGCAGATTGCAAAGAAGGCAGCAGCAATGGAAGCATACTCTCTTGCAAGTTCCTGCTTTAAGACTGTTGTCCATGTACAGCAGAAGGATGACT GTTCTCCAATGTGGAAATTGCAATCACCATCATGTCCTCTATTAACTAAGCTGAGGGAACTGAGTACTGAAGTCACAAACATCACAAAAATCACTCTCTCTCTTGGTGAATTTTCCACTGTGAATTCAAAACTAATTGGAAATTGTTCTGCACCTGTG CTTTCAGGCCACCGACCAGCTTTTCCTGATGCATTCAAGAAGGATTTGCTAGATGAGATTGTGGCTTCTAATTCTCAGTTTCCAGTGAGAAAATACTACTCCAGGTTcctgaaaaagcaaacagagaGGTTGGCTTTGGAAAGCAGTACACAAG aaagcAGAGATAGCACTGCAAATCTTGATGTAATTGAGAAACATCCTGACAAttggaaggaaatgaaaaggaaaaggaaagaaacagaagaccgcaaatcaaaaagaagaaaacaaattggTACAGAGACTGAAATGAAATCAAGAGTTTCCAGGAACCTTATTCCTCCCATATCTGGAGAAAAACAGGCAGAGACAGGACAAGCCACACACTTGGGAAAAAACAAGACCCAGAAACCAGATAGTGTGACAGAACACCCTGGGTGTTTATCAGATCGAAGAGAACTTTCAG gtcTGGAAAAGGAAGACATGCTCTGGACAGAAAAATATCAGCCTCAAGATTCCAGTGAACTTGTAGggaacaagaaagaaattgaaaggCTACACAG CTGGttaaaagaatggaaaaggagagctgatttggaagaaaaacgaaatcagagggaaaaggaggacaAAGAGCAAGAAG ATTCTTTAAGCAGCCTTGACTTTAAAGATAGTAAATCTGATATTGAGGAAGAGACAACCCTTTGCAATACGGTTCTGATAACTGGCCCACCAGGAGTGGGGAAAACTGCTGCAGTGTATGCTTGTGCTCAGGAGCTTGGGTTTAAG ATATTTGAAGTCAATGCCTCTTGCCAGCGTAGTGGGAGACAGATTCTGTCTCAGCTGAAAGAAGCTACTCAGTCTCATCAAGTGGACAAAAAAGGTGTGAATGCACACAAGCCTTGCTTTTTTAACAGTTGTAGCACTACCAAGTCACCAA AAAAAATGTATTCTCCAAAGAAAGTTATTTCTCCAAGAAAACCGCCACTGTCACCAAAAGGAGCAGGATTAAAACGAAGCTTGCCCTCTAAAACACTTGCAAACTACTTCAAAATTTCTGCCAAACGTAAAGGTGTTGATGGAGAAGCaacatctgaagaaaaaaatggag GAAATACTCAGAATTCACTGGAAGTAAAGAAAGACGCTCAAATTAAGTCAATAAACAAAGAAGGAGGAGAACACAACAGGAAAAATGCAACATCTCTCATTCTTTTTGAAGAG gtGGATATAATATTTGATGAAGATGCAGGATTCCTAAGTGCAATAAAGACATTCATGGCAACTGCAAAGAGACCTGTAATTCTTACCACCAATG ATCCAACATTCAGCTTAATGTTTGATGGCTATTTTGAAGAGATCAACTTTAAAACCCCTTCCTTG ATAAACTCTGTGAGCTACCTCCAAGCTCTGTGCCTGGCTGAGAACCTACGGACAGATGAGAAAGACTTGGCTGCTCTCCTGACCACAAATAACTGTGATATCAGACAAAGTGTCCTGTACTTACAGTTCTGGGTTAGAAGTGGAGCTGGATGCTTGAAAGAGAAGTGTTTGGCACTTCATG gAGAAGAGACAAGGAAGGCAGATAATGTCAGTCATCCTGCAAAGTCTAAGGATTCCAAGGTGGATTTTTCTCAAGCTGATGATTCACATCTTCAGGAGTTTCCAAAATGTGATACAGGCTGCGTAGAGACGTTGCTTGGCCTTAAGAACATTCTGTTGCCTTCAGAAGATTTGTTTACATTTCTTAAG cACAAAATCACAACTATGGAGGAATGGAATAAATTGATACAGCTTCTAACAGAATTCCAGATGAAGCATGTGGATTTTGTATATAGTAATCTTGAACTTATTCTTCCCTTACCAGTGCAAGTTCTGTCAAACCAGTCTGAAGCCTCAAAGTCTATACTTGAAAGGACTACTATAGTTTCTTCAAAAGACAAATCTACTAAGAGTTCTTGCTCTAGAAAGAGTAGCCCTGGAAAAAGGTCTAAAAAGACAAAGGCTCAGAAAAGGCTTGAGATATTGGATGATAGTGACTTATTTGATTCTGAGCTGAACTATTCAGCTGAATTCATAACTTTACCATCAGACAGTCCTAAATCATGTGCTGAAATGAATAAAAAGGAATCAAAGTTCTTGGtgcataaagaacaaaaagaagttaaaactATAACCTCAGTAAATGAAAGAAGTTCTGCAGTTGTTTTTCAGTGCCTGAATTCACTGACTGAGTTTGTGGAAAACATGTCCTTCCTGGATTGCTGTGTAAACACTAACACCAGGGAACCACTGGAGTTTTCTAAAAGTGAAGAATTTCACTGGACAAATGCCAAAATCAGAAATGGTCTTTGTGATGAGTTCAGTATAGAAAATACTGATTGGTGGAGTTCCCAGAGCTGTAATGAAATAAAGGCAGCTATTGAAGCACTCAGCTTCACTAAAAgttcttttaatatttcacaaaatttgGAATCCTTTTCAACTACCAGTAAAACACCTGAAAGTGACCAGCTGAAGGGACTTACTCTGCCTGTCTCAAACGTAAGGAATTGCATATCCTTCAGTCAGGCACCTGATTCAAG CACTCTcaaaaaagcacagaagaggCTGGCTGTCatcaaaactgtattttccagAAGTCCTTTAAACCTGGGCAATAAGCAAGCCAGTACCCTTGAATACCTCCCCACTCTCCGCAGTATCTGTAGGTCTGAGAAGCTTAAAGAGCAAGGGAAGACTAAAAGAAG gttcTTGCATTATCTTGAAGGGATTCATCTTGAAATACCCAGACAAACAATAAATG GAGTTATAAGGACAGTACAAAAATTAAGCTAG